The Clostridioides difficile genome has a segment encoding these proteins:
- a CDS encoding histidinol-phosphatase HisJ family protein, which translates to MNLIDNHIHTNFSSDGKDSMEDTIKKAISIGVRYLTFTDHLEHDEGKGFCIDYNDYVPVFNKLKEKYKKDIELLLGVEVGYRKHLKNEIEDVINSHPFDFILCSTHTIDDVPVPSKKYFEGLSKEDAYYKYFNSILETNHEFKDYNIYGHLDYISRYGIYSDNRVIYNDFKDVIDEVLKSIINNGSGIELNTSGYRYGLNAIHPNEDILKRYRELGGFIVTVGSDSHRVEDICKDFDVAYNMLKYLDFKYVSLFKERETYFLNIEKVKSNNIA; encoded by the coding sequence ATGAATTTAATTGATAATCATATTCATACTAATTTTTCAAGTGATGGAAAGGATTCAATGGAAGATACAATAAAAAAAGCTATAAGTATAGGTGTTAGATATTTAACTTTTACAGACCATTTAGAACATGATGAAGGGAAGGGTTTTTGTATAGATTATAACGACTATGTCCCAGTGTTTAATAAACTAAAAGAAAAGTATAAAAAGGATATAGAATTATTATTAGGTGTTGAAGTAGGATATAGAAAACATTTAAAAAATGAAATAGAAGATGTAATAAATTCACATCCTTTTGATTTTATATTATGTTCAACTCACACAATTGATGATGTACCTGTTCCATCAAAAAAATACTTTGAAGGACTTAGTAAAGAAGATGCATATTATAAATATTTTAATAGCATACTTGAAACTAATCATGAATTTAAAGATTATAATATATATGGACACTTAGATTATATATCTAGGTATGGGATATATTCAGATAACAGAGTAATATATAATGATTTTAAAGATGTTATTGATGAAGTCTTAAAGTCAATAATTAATAATGGAAGTGGAATAGAGTTAAATACATCTGGCTATAGATATGGATTAAATGCTATACATCCAAATGAAGATATCTTAAAAAGATATAGAGAACTTGGTGGGTTTATAGTTACTGTAGGTTCTGACTCTCATAGAGTAGAAGATATATGTAAAGATTTTGATGTGGCTTATAATATGCTTAAGTATCTTGATTTTAAATATGTATCATTATTTAAAGAGAGAGAAACTTATTTTTTAAACATAGAAAAAGTTAAATCTAATAATATAGCATAA